From a single Balnearium lithotrophicum genomic region:
- the gspK gene encoding type II secretion system minor pseudopilin GspK: MSSLRRSRRGIVLLIVLSMVAAVSAFLISIFYLSSSNFKKTESLRDYTVSYHAAVSAVKIALKFLREDNNGYDGVGDDWAKPISYNYRGIFVSINISDECGKLNVNRITDKRYYNVAKRLFQNLGVNGEFLDCLKDWIDRDSTPSLYGAESYYYESLGYKPSNAPLKSLGEIYYVKGFSESVVKKLKKYLTVYGSGKINVNSAPKELLMSLSDRMTEDIADSIIEARPIKKLEDLREIAGMDKELYYEILPLITNRCDFFEIDVTSSYGDSTSVVRAFTSRGKILEWKVVE, encoded by the coding sequence TTGAGTTCTTTGAGAAGGAGTAGAAGAGGAATTGTTCTCCTTATAGTCCTCTCAATGGTTGCGGCCGTTTCGGCCTTTCTCATTTCAATCTTTTACCTTTCAAGTTCAAACTTCAAAAAAACGGAAAGCTTAAGGGACTACACGGTTTCCTACCATGCTGCCGTTTCGGCTGTGAAGATTGCCCTCAAGTTTTTAAGAGAGGACAATAACGGATACGACGGCGTAGGTGATGACTGGGCTAAACCAATCTCCTACAACTACAGGGGAATCTTTGTTTCGATTAACATCTCCGACGAATGTGGTAAGCTAAACGTAAACAGGATAACCGATAAGAGGTACTACAACGTCGCTAAGAGGTTGTTCCAAAATTTAGGAGTTAATGGAGAGTTCTTAGACTGCCTCAAGGACTGGATAGACAGGGATAGTACACCCTCTCTCTATGGTGCAGAGAGTTACTACTACGAATCCTTAGGATACAAACCCTCAAATGCCCCGTTAAAGAGTTTGGGGGAAATTTACTACGTTAAGGGTTTTTCTGAGAGCGTTGTTAAAAAACTAAAAAAATACCTAACAGTTTACGGTAGTGGGAAGATAAACGTTAACTCAGCTCCAAAGGAGCTCCTAATGTCACTTTCAGATAGAATGACAGAGGATATTGCCGATAGTATAATTGAAGCCCGTCCGATAAAGAAGTTGGAGGACCTAAGGGAAATTGCAGGAATGGACAAGGAGCTCTACTACGAAATTCTACCTCTCATAACAAACAGGTGCGACTTCTTTGAGATTGATGTAACTTCATCGTACGGAGATTCTACTTCGGTTGTAAGGGCTTTTACAAGTAGAGGAAAAATCCTTGAATGGAAGGTTGTTGAATGA
- the gspM gene encoding type II secretion system protein GspM, whose product MELDRLKELFFEYFSSLSDREKGVIAVGVPLLIVFLYVLIVLVPILSQKETYERRKELLIKKTSNLKSQVEELYCLKRELKPIEEKLRRGANLDVPSFLKTVSRMVGLRIDKVQIQPGETYEDYERDKVLVKFSQVELNKVTRFINSLERSSYYFKSDSISVSDFDGDGLVSGKVTFLFFRRVK is encoded by the coding sequence GTGGAACTTGATAGACTAAAGGAGCTTTTTTTTGAGTACTTCTCATCACTTTCGGACAGGGAAAAGGGAGTTATTGCAGTAGGAGTTCCCCTTTTAATCGTCTTTCTCTACGTTCTTATCGTCTTAGTTCCGATTCTTAGCCAAAAGGAAACGTACGAGAGGAGAAAGGAACTTCTGATTAAAAAGACTTCGAACCTTAAGTCCCAGGTTGAGGAGCTCTACTGTTTAAAGAGGGAGCTAAAGCCGATTGAGGAGAAGTTGAGAAGGGGAGCAAACCTTGACGTTCCATCATTCCTAAAAACGGTCAGCAGGATGGTTGGTTTAAGGATTGATAAGGTTCAAATTCAACCGGGGGAAACGTACGAAGACTACGAAAGGGACAAGGTTTTGGTTAAGTTCAGTCAGGTTGAGCTTAATAAGGTTACGAGGTTCATAAACTCCCTTGAAAGGAGCTCCTACTACTTTAAGTCCGATAGCATCTCCGTTTCCGACTTTGATGGGGACGGCTTGGTTTCAGGAAAGGTTACCTTTCTCTTCTTTAGGAGAGTCAAATGA